A stretch of the Calorimonas adulescens genome encodes the following:
- the namA gene encoding NADPH dehydrogenase NamA, with protein MSKLFTPYEIKGLKLKNRIMMSPMCMYSAGDDGQANDWHFVHYGTRAIGGVGLIMQEATAVERRGRITANDLGLWDDSQIGPLKKIVDFVHSTGCKMGVQLAHAGRKCEVKYERIVAPSSMKWSDEYPVPSELTKDEIKDIIKAFGMAAARAVKVGYDTVEVHAAHGYLIHEFLSPLSNTRSDEYGGSRENRVRFLREVLIEVKKNIPDNMPIFMRVSATDFVDGGIDINETVEIVKLVKDLVDIVDCSSGGLLSPRIDLYPGYQITYAEAVKRETGIPSVAVGLISSPDMAEEIIGNQRADMVALGRVLLRQPYWPVYAAHELKDGDIIAGQYYRGRYR; from the coding sequence ATGAGCAAGCTTTTTACACCATATGAGATTAAGGGACTCAAACTTAAAAATCGTATAATGATGTCTCCTATGTGTATGTATTCGGCTGGTGACGATGGCCAGGCCAATGACTGGCATTTTGTTCACTACGGCACGAGGGCTATAGGCGGCGTAGGGCTTATCATGCAGGAAGCGACAGCAGTGGAGAGGCGCGGCAGGATTACTGCCAATGACCTTGGTCTCTGGGATGACTCTCAGATAGGACCGCTTAAAAAGATTGTTGATTTTGTGCACTCTACTGGATGCAAAATGGGCGTACAGCTTGCCCATGCTGGCAGGAAGTGTGAGGTGAAATACGAAAGGATTGTTGCTCCTTCAAGTATGAAGTGGAGTGATGAATATCCTGTTCCGTCAGAGCTTACTAAAGATGAGATTAAAGATATAATTAAAGCTTTTGGCATGGCGGCCGCAAGAGCTGTCAAAGTTGGCTATGACACTGTAGAGGTCCACGCAGCTCATGGTTATCTCATTCATGAATTTTTGTCGCCACTTTCTAACACAAGAAGTGATGAGTATGGTGGCTCCAGAGAAAACAGAGTGAGATTTTTGCGGGAAGTATTAATTGAGGTAAAGAAAAACATACCCGATAATATGCCAATTTTTATGAGGGTATCTGCTACTGACTTTGTTGATGGTGGTATAGACATAAATGAGACAGTGGAGATAGTAAAACTTGTGAAAGACCTTGTGGATATTGTGGATTGCAGTTCAGGTGGCCTATTATCCCCAAGGATAGATCTTTATCCTGGTTATCAGATCACATATGCCGAGGCTGTAAAAAGAGAAACAGGAATACCATCTGTGGCTGTAGGCTTGATATCCAGCCCAGACATGGCGGAAGAGATAATAGGAAACCAGAGGGCAGATATGGTGGCACTGGGCAGAGTACTGTTGAGGCAGCCATACTGGCCTGTATATGCTGCTCATGAGCTTAAGGATGGAGATATAATAGCAGGGCAGTATTACAGGGGGAGATATAGATAA